A DNA window from Pyrus communis chromosome 3, drPyrComm1.1, whole genome shotgun sequence contains the following coding sequences:
- the LOC137727806 gene encoding protein ALP1-like — translation RRRFRMQRSLFAKIMSDVCNHDPYFVQKEDAFHVLGLLPEQKVTATLRMLAYGASADQVDEITRMGKTTVLESLMRFCSAIEALYTNEYLRQPTTRDMRRLLRKGKMRGFPGMIGSIDCMHWTWKNCPSAWQGAYGDRKGAKSIILEAVASFDTWTWHAFFGVPGAQNDLNVLAQSPVFDELLQGRGPRCTYWVNGNKYEGPYYLADGIYPRWSTFVKTVPHPQSEKEKHFAKCQEGCRKDVERCFGILQARWAIVRAAARMFDVEVLRSIMMTCIILHNMIVE, via the coding sequence agacgtcgttttagaatgcaacgaagtttgttcgctaaaatcatgagtgatgtttgcaaccatgatccatattttgtgcaaaaagaggatgcttttcatgttctaggtcttcttcctgagcaaaaagtTACGGCTaccttgcgaatgcttgcatatggagcatctgcagatcaagtggatgagatcacaaggatgggaaaaacaacagttctggagtccctgatgcggttttgctctgcaattgaagccctctacaccaatgagtaccttcggcaacccacgacaagggacatgcgaaggcttctgaggaagggtaagatgcgaggcttccctggcatgattggaagcatcgactgcatgcactggacatggaaaaattgtccaagtgcgtggcaaggagcttatggcgacagaaaaggagccaaaagcatcattctggaagcggtggcttcttttgatacatggacttggcatgctttttttggtgttccaggagctcaaaatgacctaaatgtccttgcccaatctccagtgtttgacgaactgctacaagggcgtgggccgagatgcacatattgggttaatggtaataaatacgagggaccatactaccttgcagatggtatttacccaaggtggtcaacatttgtcaaaacagtgccacacccacagagtgaaaaagagaaacacttcgcaaagtgtcaagaagggtgtaggaaggatgtcgagcgttgttttggtatcctgcaagctcgttgggctattgtcagggctgcagctagaatgtttgatgtcgaggttcttcgatccatcatgatgacgtgtattattctccacaacatgattgttgaa
- the LOC137728273 gene encoding uncharacterized protein: MRRRRGDDTSFMIEVRKYLSSRKDVKRAMNKALKVKESQDQNHESPATVNMLKRATGCVVGLVPQAMGLVRACGLFDSAIEGCWRYCQQRILCSPHEASSDVSSSFSSSSISHRLSGLLDLHNCVNDLFQLPLTQEAFVRERNEKWVDELLDGSLRLLDVCTAAKDALIHTKECVREIQSIMRRRRGGKSGFTNEVRKYSASRKVVKKAICKALGTLRTSQKKCTFSSTNKDNVAVALIGALREVEAVTLTVFESLLSFISGAKSQSKMSSWSFVSKLMLTKKVACDEDDKTGINEFADVDAALNSLVCQEASKSDNMVDGENVQSELQQLELCSQDLEEGLESLFRRLIKNRVSLLNTLSN, translated from the exons ATGCGCAGAAGACGGGGAGATGACACGAGCTTCATGATTGAGGTTAGAAAATACCTTAGCTCTAGGAAGGATGTCAAGAGGGCAATGAACAAGGCATTAAAGGTCAAGGAAAGTCAAGACCAGAACCATGAGTCTCCAGCTACAGTCAACATGTTGAAAAGAGCTACAGGATGCGTTGTTGGCCTTGTACCTCAAGCAATGGGCCTTGTTAGGGCGTGTGGGCTTTTTGACTCGGCAATTGAAGGATGTTGGCGATACTGCCAACAGCGCATCCTTTGCAGTCCACATGAAGCAT CTTCTGATGTCTCCTCTTCGTTTTCATCATCATCGATAAGCCACAGATTGAGTGGTCTTTTGGATTTGCACAATTGTGTGAACGATTTGTTTCAGTTGCCCCTCACCCAAGAAGCCTTTGTCCGGGAGCGAAATGAGAAATGGGTGGATGAGCTTTTGGATGGTTCTCTTAGGCTCTTGGATGTATGTACAGCAGCCAAGGATGCCTTGATACACACAAAGGAATGCGTACGTGAAATCCAATCGATCATGCGCAGAAGAAGGGGAGGCAAAAGCGGGTTCACTAATGAGGTTAGGAAATACTCAGCCTCACGGAAGGTGGTCAAGAAAGCAATTTGCAAGGCCCTGGGGACTTTGAGGACTTCTCAGAAGAAATGCACCTTCTCTTCCACTAACAAAGACAATGTAGCCGTGGCTTTGATTGGTGCTCTGAGAGAGGTTGAAGCAGTCACTCTCACAGTGTTTGAGTCCCTTTTGTCCTTCATCTCTGGAGCAAAGTCACAATCAAAGATGAGTAGCTGGTCTTTCGTTTCGAAGCTTATGCTCACCAAAAAGGTTGCTTGTGATGAAGATGATAAAACCGGCATAAATGAGTTTGCTGATGTAGATGCTGCACTGAACTCCCTTGTATGTCAAGAGGCAAGCAAATCTGACAATATGGTCGACGGTGAGAATGTGCAAAGCGAGCTGCAACAATTGGAACTGTGCAGTCAGGATCTTGAAGAAGGACTCGAAAGTCTGTTCCGTCGATTAATCAAAAATAGAGTTTCCCTTCTTAATACCCTCAGCAACTAA
- the LOC137728272 gene encoding uncharacterized protein: protein MAFHTRSDSFPSRPHLIAQEVDVLLCRLRSSEATSTSSSSISRKLNGALTSEANKSLSSRKIVKEAIQKALKNLKGIKNRSTYSALNKDQEAIVIVSKLRDVEAVTAIVLESVLSFISGPKSRPSSWSLVSKMMH, encoded by the exons ATGGCTTTCCACACTCGCTCTGACAGCTTCCCCTCAAGGCCACACCTGATCGCTCAAGAAGTTGATGTACTTTTGTGCAGATTGAGGTCTTCCGAGGCCACCTCCACATCTTCATCATCAATTAGCCGCAAGCTAAATG GAGCGCTCACAAGTGAGGCTAACAAATCTCTAAGCTCCAGGAAGATTGTGAAAGAGGCAATACAAAAGGCTTTGAAGAATCTGAAGGGCATCAAAAACCGATCCACCTACTCTGCCCTCAACAAGGACCAAGAGGCTATTGTCATTGTTAGCAAGTTGAGAGATGTTGAAGCAGTCACCGCCATTGTGCTTGAATCAGTACTGTCCTTCATCTCCGGGCCAAAGTCAAGGCCAAGCAGCTGGTCATTGGTCTCCAAGATGATGCACTAA